In Nitrosopumilus sp., one DNA window encodes the following:
- a CDS encoding Mrp/NBP35 family ATP-binding protein — MVGIDQVLEKLSTVIDPDLKKDIVSMGMIKDLELNDGNLKFTLELTTPACPFNVEIEDDVRKAIDEITDLKNFDMKVTAKVMEGRSLDADTGMASVKNIIGVASGKGGVGKSTVSLNLALALSQTGAKVGLLDADIYGPSIPLMLGMKDGFMEVEENKLQPADSNGLKVVSFGFFADQSNQAAIYRGPIISGILKQFLVDTNWSDLDYLIVDLPPGTGDIPLTLAQTIPITGILVVTTPQDVASNVAVKAVSMFEKLNVPIIGVIENMSHFICPNCDEKHYIFGEGGAKKISEQFDMPFLGEIPLNSGIMAGSDLGKPIMITNPDSPSAIAFRKSAKNVAAQCSILANKLQDDMASETSEPTPEPVN; from the coding sequence ATGGTAGGAATAGATCAAGTTCTTGAAAAACTTAGTACTGTGATTGATCCTGATTTGAAAAAAGATATCGTATCTATGGGTATGATAAAAGATCTGGAACTTAATGATGGTAATCTAAAGTTTACTTTGGAGTTGACAACACCTGCATGTCCTTTCAATGTAGAAATCGAGGATGATGTAAGAAAAGCAATAGACGAAATTACTGATCTAAAAAATTTTGATATGAAAGTAACTGCCAAAGTTATGGAAGGCCGTTCACTTGATGCAGACACTGGAATGGCATCTGTCAAAAACATTATTGGTGTTGCAAGTGGAAAGGGTGGTGTTGGAAAGTCTACTGTTTCATTGAATCTGGCATTAGCGTTATCTCAAACAGGAGCTAAAGTTGGATTACTTGATGCTGATATCTATGGTCCTAGTATTCCATTGATGTTGGGAATGAAAGATGGGTTCATGGAAGTTGAAGAAAACAAACTTCAACCTGCGGATTCCAATGGACTAAAAGTAGTATCTTTTGGTTTCTTTGCAGATCAATCAAATCAAGCAGCAATTTATCGTGGTCCTATTATATCTGGAATATTAAAACAGTTTTTAGTTGATACTAACTGGTCTGATTTAGATTATCTTATTGTAGACTTGCCACCTGGAACTGGTGACATACCATTAACACTTGCACAAACAATTCCTATTACTGGCATTCTTGTAGTTACAACTCCCCAAGATGTTGCAAGTAATGTTGCAGTAAAAGCAGTTTCAATGTTTGAAAAACTAAACGTTCCAATTATTGGTGTTATTGAAAACATGAGTCACTTTATCTGTCCAAATTGTGATGAGAAGCATTACATATTTGGTGAAGGTGGAGCAAAGAAAATTAGTGAACAATTTGATATGCCTTTCCTAGGAGAAATACCTCTAAACTCTGGAATCATGGCAGGTTCTGATTTGGGTAAACCAATTATGATTACAAATCCTGACTCACCAAGTGCAATTGCATTTAGAAAGAGTGCAAAAAATGTTGCAGCCCAATGTAGTATACTTGCAAACAAACTGCAAGATGATATGGCATCTGAAACTTCTGAACCAACGCCCGAACCTGTTAATTAA
- a CDS encoding GTP-dependent dephospho-CoA kinase family protein: protein MKLPDSLRDKFKTPLGILLPESNADKKNIEKFLSEKSYIITVGDRTTEKMIDFGLIPSLQIIDGQEKRKKRELPSKLANITELTTDNPAAEITQKSIDVIKQAFTIQPPIRLLVDGEEDLLILPACIHAPENAVALYGQPNEGLVIVQITPEIRNKAQRLVDSMK from the coding sequence GTGAAACTACCTGATTCTCTTAGGGACAAATTCAAAACTCCGTTAGGTATACTCTTACCTGAAAGTAATGCGGATAAAAAAAACATTGAAAAATTTCTTTCAGAAAAATCATACATCATTACAGTTGGTGACAGAACAACTGAGAAAATGATTGATTTTGGTTTGATTCCGTCATTACAAATTATTGATGGTCAGGAAAAAAGAAAAAAAAGAGAACTCCCATCAAAACTAGCAAACATAACTGAACTAACTACTGATAATCCTGCTGCAGAAATTACTCAAAAAAGTATTGATGTGATAAAACAGGCATTTACAATACAACCTCCAATCAGATTACTTGTTGACGGTGAGGAGGATCTTTTGATACTTCCTGCATGCATTCATGCTCCTGAAAATGCAGTTGCATTGTATGGCCAACCAAATGAAGGGCTAGTAATAGTCCAGATTACTCCAGAAATTAGAAATAAAGCGCAAAGATTAGTTGATTCAATGAAATAA
- a CDS encoding mitochondrial inner membrane protease ATP23, with protein MKLDPELRLQILEKVGIYSNRFSILEPQILLSTKEVLDVPKEMTEGRRTSAYKYYGVSYLQHNLVFINVRKIPDEKTLENTLVHELIHMRFPYLAHGKRFNKLVRQGLKGKTFAPYRKRIKTSVI; from the coding sequence ATGAAACTTGATCCTGAATTAAGATTGCAAATATTGGAAAAAGTTGGTATATACTCAAATCGTTTTTCTATTTTAGAACCCCAAATTCTGTTATCTACAAAAGAAGTTCTTGATGTTCCAAAAGAAATGACTGAGGGTCGACGTACTTCTGCATACAAATATTATGGAGTTTCATATCTGCAGCATAATCTTGTTTTCATTAATGTACGTAAGATTCCAGATGAGAAGACTCTGGAAAATACACTTGTACATGAATTAATCCATATGAGATTTCCATATCTTGCACATGGAAAAAGATTCAACAAGTTGGTAAGGCAGGGATTAAAAGGGAAAACATTTGCTCCTTATCGAAAAAGAATCAAAACCTCTGTTATCTAG
- a CDS encoding DUF2024 family protein: protein MEIHVYDTYVKAADGHTMHFDVITGEKDHDKAIAYGKEWLKSIGEDQAEMTQNECQFCHSQGAPAPVEQAIKENGYFIQKMEGCP from the coding sequence ATGGAAATTCACGTATACGACACATATGTCAAAGCAGCAGATGGTCATACTATGCACTTTGATGTAATAACAGGTGAGAAAGATCACGATAAAGCCATTGCATATGGTAAAGAGTGGTTGAAATCAATCGGTGAAGACCAAGCAGAGATGACTCAAAATGAATGTCAATTTTGCCACTCACAAGGAGCACCAGCACCGGTAGAACAGGCAATTAAGGAAAACGGCTACTTTATCCAGAAAATGGAAGGCTGTCCTTAA
- a CDS encoding cyclophilin-like fold protein: MKHIVQIKIPNFKIITLELDDTYSPNTVNNFLKNLPFTVDLNVWGDEIYTSQSPISQSEENAKSAVELNDVAYWPTGKAICLFYGPTPIGNPGEIIPASPVNVIGKIISPDKTILNDVHSERATFILAS; the protein is encoded by the coding sequence ATGAAACACATAGTCCAAATTAAAATACCAAACTTCAAAATTATAACTTTAGAACTTGATGATACATACTCGCCTAACACCGTAAATAATTTTCTAAAAAATTTGCCTTTTACAGTTGATCTGAATGTGTGGGGTGATGAAATCTACACGTCACAATCTCCTATATCTCAATCCGAAGAAAATGCAAAGTCTGCTGTTGAACTTAACGATGTCGCATATTGGCCCACTGGCAAAGCAATTTGCTTGTTTTATGGCCCTACTCCAATTGGTAATCCTGGGGAAATAATTCCTGCATCGCCTGTTAATGTAATTGGGAAAATTATCTCACCTGATAAAACCATTCTAAATGATGTTCATAGTGAACGTGCAACTTTTATCTTGGCATCTTGA
- a CDS encoding M67 family metallopeptidase, with product MQKITLTESDKKTLSEHSENQKPNEACAILFGKGNLVSELFLTENIGASPVNFTISNDQLIEAYKTAEEKHLEVIGIFHSHPNSDAFPSNTDIEFMQSNPVVWIIYSGVNKNFRAFILESKIIEISIDKK from the coding sequence TTGCAGAAAATCACATTAACAGAGTCAGATAAAAAAACACTATCAGAACATTCAGAAAATCAAAAACCTAACGAGGCATGTGCCATATTATTTGGAAAAGGTAACCTAGTTTCAGAGTTATTTTTAACAGAAAATATTGGAGCATCACCTGTAAATTTTACAATTTCAAATGATCAACTAATCGAGGCATATAAGACAGCAGAAGAAAAACATCTAGAAGTAATAGGTATTTTTCATTCACATCCTAATTCAGATGCATTCCCATCAAATACAGACATAGAATTCATGCAAAGTAATCCAGTAGTGTGGATAATTTATTCCGGAGTCAACAAAAATTTCAGGGCATTTATTCTTGAATCAAAAATTATAGAAATTTCAATTGATAAGAAATAA
- a CDS encoding plastocyanin/azurin family copper-binding protein, whose product MSNWDLMMPGMGLTAIGLAGLTLSYAGIAHTFIDGMHALTGLTMFVGLIFLSAGILDGGISTSNRAKATTLVILSIVLGFGVFALTMNTSDYTITLAGILMAIAFPSIIIAYLAMKHPTIVKPVGSIVGMAAATGIIMWVAFGFVSPDTYMIPQQVEIPGEVVESIPTGPIFAIKILIDSSIQGNPDYDPDVARVPQGHIVEWTNEDSVIHTVTSSEGFGEIFDSSIIDANGVFTLDTADLEIGEYEYVCSLHPNMIATLIIEEPKEPTKVIIPNGAAIQEDGQIYYDPEIIDVTVGTTVAWENIDNTIHSVTSGTPDAGGDGKFDSEMMNAEDIYKFTFNDVGSYDYFCIFHPWMVGVVNVE is encoded by the coding sequence ATGAGTAACTGGGACCTCATGATGCCGGGAATGGGATTAACAGCTATAGGCTTGGCTGGGCTCACATTATCATATGCAGGTATTGCACATACATTCATTGATGGAATGCATGCTTTGACAGGCCTTACAATGTTTGTAGGATTGATTTTCTTATCAGCAGGTATCTTAGATGGAGGTATTTCTACCAGTAATAGAGCCAAGGCAACAACTTTGGTAATTCTGTCAATAGTATTAGGATTCGGAGTTTTTGCCTTAACCATGAACACATCAGACTATACAATTACTTTAGCAGGAATATTAATGGCAATTGCATTTCCATCAATCATAATTGCATATCTTGCAATGAAACATCCAACCATAGTAAAACCAGTTGGTTCCATTGTTGGAATGGCAGCAGCTACTGGAATCATCATGTGGGTGGCATTTGGATTTGTATCTCCTGACACATACATGATACCACAGCAAGTCGAAATCCCCGGAGAAGTGGTAGAGAGTATCCCAACAGGACCAATATTTGCAATTAAAATTCTCATAGATTCCTCTATTCAAGGAAATCCAGACTATGATCCTGATGTTGCAAGAGTTCCACAAGGACATATAGTTGAATGGACAAACGAAGATTCAGTTATACATACAGTAACCAGTTCAGAAGGGTTTGGAGAAATATTTGATTCAAGTATAATTGATGCAAATGGAGTATTTACATTAGATACTGCGGATTTAGAAATTGGTGAATATGAGTATGTATGCAGTTTACATCCAAACATGATTGCAACTCTAATCATCGAAGAACCAAAAGAGCCAACCAAAGTTATAATTCCAAATGGAGCAGCAATACAGGAAGATGGACAAATTTACTACGACCCAGAAATAATTGATGTGACCGTTGGCACAACAGTTGCATGGGAAAATATCGACAATACAATACACTCTGTAACTTCCGGAACTCCAGATGCGGGAGGCGATGGAAAGTTTGATTCAGAGATGATGAATGCTGAAGACATATACAAATTTACATTTAATGACGTAGGAAGTTACGATTATTTTTGTATATTCCATCCTTGGATGGTAGGAGTAGTTAACGTAGAATAG
- a CDS encoding heme o synthase, whose product MALSLDIVRLGFNEILEISKPRIVLLLVITAVTSMYAASKLVDGTPELEYLDYLHIIVAGALASAGSSALNHYYDKDIDPKMARTSKRPIPSGRMKPSNVLLYGLIVSCVSVIYGFFALNVVSAFFIAVGIFSYVIIYTVWLKRRHTSNIVIGGIAGSAAAWAGWTAATGNIDLLGFLVGFLVFVWTPSHFWCLAMKIKDEYAQASVPMLPVVIGMQKTSKFILGNTIILIPYSLILSFIPDGMGVVYTAIAVVSGGLMLVYHYKLTKNPTSEFAWKAYKVTAPYLTIIFVAVALDAAFHYPLF is encoded by the coding sequence ATGGCTTTGTCATTGGATATAGTGAGATTGGGATTTAATGAAATATTGGAGATATCTAAACCCAGAATTGTGCTTCTTTTAGTGATTACCGCAGTAACTTCTATGTATGCTGCAAGCAAACTAGTTGACGGTACGCCTGAACTCGAGTACCTGGATTACCTACACATTATTGTTGCAGGAGCATTAGCATCTGCCGGATCTAGTGCCCTTAATCATTACTATGATAAAGACATTGATCCAAAAATGGCGAGGACAAGTAAAAGACCAATTCCGTCAGGACGAATGAAACCATCCAATGTTTTGTTATATGGCTTGATTGTTAGCTGTGTTTCTGTAATCTATGGCTTTTTTGCACTTAATGTAGTCTCTGCTTTCTTTATTGCAGTTGGAATTTTCTCTTATGTTATAATTTACACCGTATGGCTGAAACGTCGACACACTTCAAATATTGTAATTGGTGGAATTGCAGGAAGTGCTGCAGCCTGGGCTGGATGGACTGCAGCTACTGGTAACATAGACTTGTTAGGATTCTTAGTTGGATTTCTAGTCTTTGTGTGGACACCTTCACATTTTTGGTGTCTTGCAATGAAGATCAAAGATGAATATGCACAAGCAAGTGTTCCAATGTTACCTGTTGTGATTGGGATGCAGAAAACATCTAAATTCATTTTAGGAAACACAATTATTTTGATTCCTTATTCCTTAATACTCTCATTTATTCCAGATGGAATGGGAGTTGTTTACACTGCAATTGCTGTAGTCTCTGGAGGATTAATGCTTGTTTATCATTACAAACTGACAAAGAATCCTACATCTGAATTTGCTTGGAAAGCATACAAAGTAACTGCTCCTTATCTTACAATAATTTTTGTTGCCGTTGCATTAGATGCAGCATTCCATTATCCTTTATTTTAG